CGAGCAGCTCTCCGGTGTGCAGCTTCCCCCGGCCGATATTGCCGCTGAGGAACTGCCTCCCGGTACCGCCCCGGTTATCCTGCGCGACGGGGTTGTAAGTTATGACGATAAAGCGGTACTGCACCACCTCAACTGGCAGGTTCATCCAGGCGAGCACTGGCAAATAGTCGGCCCGAATGGTGCGGGAAAATCTACGCTATTGAGCCTGATCACCGGCGATCATCCTCAGGGATATAGCAATGATTTAACTCTGTTTGGCCGCCGCAGGGGCAGCGGCGAGACTATTTGGGATATTAAAAAGCACATCGGCTATGTCAGTAGCAGCCTGCATCTCGATCACCGGGTAACAACTACCCTGCGTAAGGTGATTCTTTCAGGCTATTTTGACTCTATCGGAATTTATCAGGCGGTTTCCGATCGCCAGAATAAACTGGCTGCCGAGTGGCTGGCATTGCTGGGGATTAACGCGGCGACGGCAGATGCTCCGTTTCAATCTCTCTCCTGGGGACAACAGCGGCTGGGGCTTATCGTTCGGGCATTGGTGAAGCATCCAACGCTGTTAATTCTGGACGAGCCGCTACAAGGGTTAGATCCGCTCAACCGCCAGCTGGTTCGCCGATTTATCGACATTATTATCGCCGAAGGACGCACCCAATTACTGTTTGTATCGCATCACGCGGAGGATGCTCCAGACTGTATAAGTCACCGACTGACGTTTGAGCCGCACGGCGGAATATATCGCTATCGACAGGAATCGCTTACTTAATCGCCCGGCGCGCCGTATATCCGGCGGCGCGCTGTGTGTAACCGTTACCAAACACCCTTGGTATTATCAATATTCAGCCTATTCTGAATCCCGCTACTGACCAATCTTATACGCTTAAAGCCTAAATTAAGCTGCTCCCTGCGCTTAATATGCAGAAATTATATCCAAATCAGATTTTACACTTCCGTGTAAACGATTCCACAATCAAGCGTTACGTCACACTTTAGCGGTTTCTGTTATGCTATGTTTTTTTCCTACCGTAAGCGAATGGAGCAAATCATGAGAGTTCTGGTAACAGGTGGTAGCGGTTACATCGGCAGTCATACCTGCGTGCAGTTATTAAAGGGCGGCCACGAGGTGGTTATTCTCGATAACCTGTGCAACAGCAAACGCAGCGTACTGCCCGTTATCGAACGTCTGGGCGGCAAAAAACCGCTGTTTATCGAAGGTGATATTCGCGATAACGCTCTGCTTCAGGAAGTATTCCACGACCATCAAATCGATGCCGTTATTCACTTTGCCGGTCTCAAAGCCGTCGGTGAATCGGTACAGAAACCGTTGGAGTATTACGACAATAACGTCACCGGCACACTGTGCCTGCTCGAAGCAATGCGTAATGCCGGAGTAACCAACTTCATCTTCAGCTCCTCGGCCACAGTTTATGGCGATCAGCCAAAAATCCCTTATGTCGAAAGCTTCCCGACCGGTATGCCTGCCAGCCCTTATGGCCGCAGCAAGCTAATGGTTGAGCAAATTAGCGCCGACATGCAGAAAGTGACCGACGGTATGAACGTAACGCTGCTGCGCTACTTCAACCCTGTTGGCGCACACCCATCAGGTGATATGGGCGAAGATCCGCAAGGTATACCGAACAACCTGATGCCATACATTGCGCAGGTAGCCGTGGGCCGCCGCGAATCTCTGTCTATTTACGGCAACGATTACCCAACCGCAGACGGCA
This genomic interval from Salmonella enterica subsp. enterica serovar Choleraesuis contains the following:
- the modF gene encoding molybdenum ABC transporter ATP-binding protein, producing MSVLHISQGIFRLSDTRKLTLNDLTVNAGDSWAFVGSNGSGKSSLARALAGELPQIQGDRQVSVERIALLSFEQLQKLVSEEWQRNNTDLLGPDENDTGRTTAEIIQLNQKDPERCQQLAAQLGIDALLDRRFKYLSTGETRKALLCQTLMSQPQLLILDEPFDGLDVESRAQLAHQLEQLHHQGYSIVLVLNRFADIPEFVSQVGVLADCSLETTGPRAELLQQALIAQLAHSEQLSGVQLPPADIAAEELPPGTAPVILRDGVVSYDDKAVLHHLNWQVHPGEHWQIVGPNGAGKSTLLSLITGDHPQGYSNDLTLFGRRRGSGETIWDIKKHIGYVSSSLHLDHRVTTTLRKVILSGYFDSIGIYQAVSDRQNKLAAEWLALLGINAATADAPFQSLSWGQQRLGLIVRALVKHPTLLILDEPLQGLDPLNRQLVRRFIDIIIAEGRTQLLFVSHHAEDAPDCISHRLTFEPHGGIYRYRQESLT
- a CDS encoding UDP-glucose 4-epimerase, which produces MRVLVTGGSGYIGSHTCVQLLKGGHEVVILDNLCNSKRSVLPVIERLGGKKPLFIEGDIRDNALLQEVFHDHQIDAVIHFAGLKAVGESVQKPLEYYDNNVTGTLCLLEAMRNAGVTNFIFSSSATVYGDQPKIPYVESFPTGMPASPYGRSKLMVEQISADMQKVTDGMNVTLLRYFNPVGAHPSGDMGEDPQGIPNNLMPYIAQVAVGRRESLSIYGNDYPTADGTGVRDYVHVMDLADGHVAAMEQLANKPGVHIYNLGAGVGSSVLDVVNAFSKACGKPVNYHFAPRRDGDLPAYWADASKADRDLNWRVTRSLDEMAEDTWRWQSRHPQGYPD